The Drosophila nasuta strain 15112-1781.00 chromosome 2L, ASM2355853v1, whole genome shotgun sequence genome window below encodes:
- the LOC132798994 gene encoding dual 3',5'-cyclic-AMP and -GMP phosphodiesterase 11 isoform X1, whose protein sequence is MGQAASMCRFRGCRYKNKNKNSKHQQQQQQQQQQQQQQQTPTHSLQATETTATTGLHLRSIEEPASTPLQLAARMPAEQGGTGYGMSEHSLLIATRTSVPLPLSQQQQSPAHYQYNNSSSNINGNSSNNINGGSNHTATTGGGYVATTAAAYQQHSQQQQQQQQQQQSPHLLYHHQLQQQQQQHLQHQYQGYSHQYHQAASPQHSRPYDPEHARMEAWMDENQEFVQDYFIRKATRQTVDAWLVSHATTAGNDVISSNSPTHPNGQTCSSRGGSGATTPVRKISAHEFERGGLLKPIVNTIDGTPTFLSIGPQLDNSSGSCSNLQNVGGVVAGQYQYQPQHHHHYHHNHPHYQHSHYQAGGAVGSSTASGSNSSNANNAHNATHNNAAHMSYTYPYHCHQRPQRLSRNELKQLDEKELIFELVKDICNELEVRTLCHKILQNVSILLNADRGSLFLVQGRCNGADGLKKCLVSKLFDVCPRSTVEEMEQQEEVRVAWGTGIAGHVAESGEPVNIPDAYQDERFNCEIDSLTGYRTKALLCMPIKDSGGDVIGVAQVINKMNGECFSEIDEKVFASYLQFCGIGLRNAQLFEKSQLEIKRNQVLLDLARMIFEEQSTIEHMVFRILTHMQSLIQCQRVQILLVHEADKGSFSRVFDFEANDLSEDEANSRTSPYESRFPINIGITGHVATTGETVNVPNAYEDDRFDASVDENSSFKHRSILCMAIKNSLGQIIGVIQLINKFNELDFTKNDENFVEAFAIFCGMGIHNTHMYEKAIVAMAKQSVTLEVLSYHASATMDEAHRLRRLRVPSAVHFHLHDFKFDDIHFEDDDTLKACLRMFLDLDFVERFHIDYEVLCRWLLSVKKNYRNVTYHNWRHAFNVAQMMFAILTTTQWWKIFGEIECLALIIGCLCHDLDHRGTNNSFQIKASSPLAQLYSTSTMEHHHFDQCLMILNSPGNQILANLSSDDYCRVIRVLEDAILSTDLAVYFKKRGPFLESVQEPLNYWATEEPRALLRAMSMTVCDLSAITKPWEIEKRVADLVSSEFFEQGDMEKQELNITPIDIMNREKEDELPMMQVNFIDSICLPIYEAFAVLSDKLEPLVDGVRDNRGHWIDMADDVKTKTSQDQQPKAQQIVIANGDSKQATSDDSMDNVVDAADGAESEAAAEADACVNGLSVDKSNATTNNIAIASRPSSNQPTSDDDDDVNDVDDGDDGDDDEVVDVDTHVVAQLENGHASNSSNSSCMSSSSSSTVSSRLSTPPPTGEDDSTPVSPSKTLQAKLVAANLNALSQGKATVVAKPRCKNCDQTRMQVRKTSSLKGTQELNGCAGNHKKDVALCKSTPAINHQHNHNHNHNHHNHHNNHHHHHHSHTHSQHNQNHIIGGGIGSASIGGSGLIGLGAESDKIPKIVGKLGNLDGLTFTNGHGLPFNYPQQQLQQHHHHLLARRHSETNNSNGLAADK, encoded by the exons GCCTGCATTTGCGTAGCATCGAGGAGCCAGCGTCAACGCCGCTGCAGCTAGCGGCTAGAATGCCTGCGGAGCAGGGGGGCACAGGGTACGGTATGAGCGAGCATAGCTTGCTGATTGCCACACGCACCAGTGTCCCCCTGCCGCTatcccagcaacagcaatcaccCGCCCACTATCagtacaacaacagcagcagcaacatcaatggcaacagcagcaacaacattaacgGTGGCAGCAAtcacacagcaacaactggaGGTGGTTATGTTGCCACCACAGCTGCTGCCTATCAGCAACattcacagcaacaacaacagcagcagcagcagcaacagtcgccGCATTTGTTGTACCACCatcagttgcagcagcaacagcagcagcatctgcaACATCAATATCAGGGTTATTCCCATCAATATCATCAGGCAGCATCGCCGCAACACAGTCGACCCTATGATCCAGAGCATGCGCGCATGGAAGCGTGGATGGATGAGAATCAGGAGTTTGTACAGGACTATTTCATAAG AAAGGCAACGCGTCAAACTGTGGATGCTTGGCTGGTGTCGCATGCCACAACCGCTGGCAACGATGTCATCAGCAGCAATTCGCCCACACATCCCAATGGCCAGACATGCAGCTCACGCGGCGGCTCCGGTGCCACAACTCCAGTGCG CAAAATCTCAGCACATGAATTCGAGCGTGGCGGACTCTTGAAGCCCATTGTGAACACGATCGATGGCACACCAACATTCTTGAGTATTGGTCCGCAGCTGGACAATTCGAGTGGCAGTTGCAGCAATCTGCAGAATGTTGGCGGCGTCGTTGCTGGCCAATATCAGTATCAGccgcagcatcatcatcactaTCATCACAATCATCCGCATTATCAGCACAGTCACTATCAGGCTGGCGGCGCTGTTGGCAGCAGCACTGCGAGTGGCTCGAACAGCAGCAATGCGAACAACGCACACAATGCAACGCACAACAATGCGGCACACATGTCGTATACGTATCCCTATCACTGTCATCAGCGGCCACAGCGTTTGTCCCGCAACGAGCTGAAGCAACTCGACGAAAAGGAGCTGATCTTTGAGCTG GTAAAGGACATTTGCAATGAGCTGGAGGTGCGCACATTGTGTCACAAGATCTTGCAGAATGTCTCGATACTGTTGAATGCGGATCGCGGTTCATTGTTTTTGGTGCAAGGACGCTGCAATGGCGCCGATGGACTTAAAAA ATGCCTCGTGTCGAAGCTGTTCGATGTTTGCCCACGCAGCACCGTCGAGGAAATGGAACAGCAGGAGGAAGTGCGCGTTGCATGGGGCACCGGGATTGCCGGACATGTGGCAGAGAGCGGCGAGCCCGTCAACATACCGGACGCTTACCAG GATGAGCGGTTCAATTGTGAAATTGATTCGTTGACCGGATATCGAACCAAAGCGCTGCTCTGCATGCCCATCAAGGATTCGGGCGGGGATGTGATTGGCGTGGCGCAGGTCATCAATAAAATGAATGGCGAATGCTTCTCGGAAATCGATGAAAAG GTATTTGCCTCGTATCTGCAGTTCTGCGGCATCGGATTACGCAACGCACAGCTGTTTGAGAAATCCCAGCTGGAGATTAAACGCAATCAGGTGCTGCTCGACCTGGCTCGCATGATATTCGAGGAGCAGAGCACCATCGAGCACATGGTCTTCCGCATTCTCACCCACATGCAGAGCCTCATCCAGTGTCAGCGTGTCCAAATCCTCCTCGTCCACGAGGCGGACAAGGGCAGCTTTTCGCGTGTCTTTGACTTCGAGGCCAACGATCTCAGCGAGGATGAGGCCAATTCCCGCACCAGCCCCTATGAATCGCGTTTCCCCATCAACATTGGCATCACCGGACATGTCGCCACCACCGGGGAGACAGTGAATGTGCCCAATGCCTACGAAGATGATCGCTTCGATGCAAGTGTCGATGAGAACTCCAGCTTCAAGCATCGCTCCATTCTCTGCATGGCCATCAAGAATTCGCTGGGTCAGATCATTGGTGTTATACAGCTGATTAACAAGTTCAACGAACTG GACTTTACCAAAAACGATGAGAACTTTGTGGAGGCATTCGCCATCTTTTGCGGCATGGGAATCCACAACACGCACATGTACGAAAAGGCAATTGTGGCGATGGCCAAGCAGAGCGTCACCCTGGAGGTGCTCAGCTATCATGCATCCGCCACCATGGATGAGGCTCATCGGTTGCGC CGTTTGCGAGTTCCCTCAGCTGTACATTTTCACCTGCACGACTTTAAGTTCGATGACATTCACTTTGAAGATGATGATACGCTGAAG GCCTGTTTGCGCATGTTCTTGGATCTCGATTTCGTGGAACGTTTTCATATTGATTACGAGGTGCTTTGCCGTTGGCTGCTGAGCGTCAAGAAGAACTATCGCAATGTTACCTATCACAACTGGCGTCATGCCTTCAATGTGGCCCAAATGATGTTCGCCATACTAACT ACCACACAATGGTGGAAGATCTTTGGTGAAATTGAATGTTTGGCTCTAATCATTGGCTGTTTGTGCCATGATCTCGATCATCGGGGGACCAACAACTCCTTCCAGATTAA AGCATCCTCGCCGTTGGCGCAACTGTATTCCACATCCACCATGGAGCATCATCACTTTGATCAGTGCTTGATGATCCTCAATAGTCCCGGCAATCAAATATTGGCCAATCTGTCCTCAGATGACTATTGTCGCGTCATACGTGTGCTTGAGGATGCCATACTATCAACGGATCTCGCTGTTTACTTTAA AAAACGTGGTCCGTTCTTGGAGAGCGTGCAGGAGCCGCTGAACTATTGGGCGACCGAGGAGCCGCGCGCCTTGTTGCGTGCGATGAGCATGACTGTCTGTGATTTGTCGGCCATAACAAAGCCGTGGGAGATTGAGAAGCGCGTGGCCGATTTGGTTAGCTCCGAGTTCTTTGAGCAGGGCGACATGGAGAAACAGGAGCTAAACATTACCCCAATT GATATAATGAATCGTGAGAAGGAGGATGAGCTGCCTATGATGCAGGTCAATTTCATAGATTCCATTTGCCTGCCCATCTATGAG GCATTTGCCGTGCTCTCGGATAAACTGGAACCGCTCGTGGATGGTGTGCGGGATAATCGTGGTCATTGGATTGATATGGCCGACGatgtaaaaaccaaaactagTCAGGATCAGCAGCCCAAGGCGCAGCAAATTGTGATAGCGAATGGTGACAGCAAACAGGCGACAAGTGATGATAGTATGGACAATGTGGTTGATGCGGCTGATGGAGCTGAGTCCGAGGCTGCAGCAGAAGCTGATGCATGCGTAAATGGCTTGAGTGTTGACAAAAGCAACGCAACTACTAACAACATTGCCATCGCTTCTCGTCCCAGCAGCAACCAGCCAACcagtgatgatgatgatgatgttaaTGATGtagatgatggtgatgatggtgatgatgatgaagttgTCGATGTGGACACTCATGTGGTGGCCCAACTGGAGAATGGAcatgccagcaacagcagcaatagcagctgCATGTCCTCAAGCAGTTCGTCCACCGTTTCCAGTCGCCTCTCAACGCCACCGCCAACTGGCGAAGACGACAGCACTCCCGTTTCTCCCTCAAAGACACTGCAGGCCAAATTGGTAGCCGCTAATCTCAATGCATTGTCGCAGGGCAAAGCGACAGTTGTGGCAAAGCCACGTTGCAAGAACTGCGATCAGACACGCATGCAGGTGCGCAAGACGAGTTCCTTAAAGGGGACCCAAGAGTTAAATGGATGTGCTGGCAATCATAAAAAAGATGTTGCGCTCTGCAAAAGCACTCCAGCCATCAACCATCAGCATAatcacaaccacaaccacaaccatCATAATCATCAcaataatcatcatcatcatcaccactCGCATACGCATTCGCAACACAATCAGAACCACATCATTGGTGGCGGCATTGGCAGCGCCAGCATTGGCGGCAGCGGCCTCATTGGCCTCGGCGCGGAAAGtgataaaataccaaaaattgtGGGTAAACTGGGAAACCTCGATGGTCTGACCTTTACCAATGGCCACGGTCTGCCATTCAACTatccacagcagcaactgcagcaacatcatcatcatttgcTGGCACGTCGCCACTCGGAGACGAACAACAGCAATGGATTGGCGGCTGATAAGTGA
- the LOC132798994 gene encoding dual 3',5'-cyclic-AMP and -GMP phosphodiesterase 11 isoform X2 gives MASSPNQAAPPVLWRARRKIGLHLRSIEEPASTPLQLAARMPAEQGGTGYGMSEHSLLIATRTSVPLPLSQQQQSPAHYQYNNSSSNINGNSSNNINGGSNHTATTGGGYVATTAAAYQQHSQQQQQQQQQQQSPHLLYHHQLQQQQQQHLQHQYQGYSHQYHQAASPQHSRPYDPEHARMEAWMDENQEFVQDYFIRKATRQTVDAWLVSHATTAGNDVISSNSPTHPNGQTCSSRGGSGATTPVRKISAHEFERGGLLKPIVNTIDGTPTFLSIGPQLDNSSGSCSNLQNVGGVVAGQYQYQPQHHHHYHHNHPHYQHSHYQAGGAVGSSTASGSNSSNANNAHNATHNNAAHMSYTYPYHCHQRPQRLSRNELKQLDEKELIFELVKDICNELEVRTLCHKILQNVSILLNADRGSLFLVQGRCNGADGLKKCLVSKLFDVCPRSTVEEMEQQEEVRVAWGTGIAGHVAESGEPVNIPDAYQDERFNCEIDSLTGYRTKALLCMPIKDSGGDVIGVAQVINKMNGECFSEIDEKVFASYLQFCGIGLRNAQLFEKSQLEIKRNQVLLDLARMIFEEQSTIEHMVFRILTHMQSLIQCQRVQILLVHEADKGSFSRVFDFEANDLSEDEANSRTSPYESRFPINIGITGHVATTGETVNVPNAYEDDRFDASVDENSSFKHRSILCMAIKNSLGQIIGVIQLINKFNELDFTKNDENFVEAFAIFCGMGIHNTHMYEKAIVAMAKQSVTLEVLSYHASATMDEAHRLRRLRVPSAVHFHLHDFKFDDIHFEDDDTLKACLRMFLDLDFVERFHIDYEVLCRWLLSVKKNYRNVTYHNWRHAFNVAQMMFAILTTTQWWKIFGEIECLALIIGCLCHDLDHRGTNNSFQIKASSPLAQLYSTSTMEHHHFDQCLMILNSPGNQILANLSSDDYCRVIRVLEDAILSTDLAVYFKKRGPFLESVQEPLNYWATEEPRALLRAMSMTVCDLSAITKPWEIEKRVADLVSSEFFEQGDMEKQELNITPIDIMNREKEDELPMMQVNFIDSICLPIYEAFAVLSDKLEPLVDGVRDNRGHWIDMADDVKTKTSQDQQPKAQQIVIANGDSKQATSDDSMDNVVDAADGAESEAAAEADACVNGLSVDKSNATTNNIAIASRPSSNQPTSDDDDDVNDVDDGDDGDDDEVVDVDTHVVAQLENGHASNSSNSSCMSSSSSSTVSSRLSTPPPTGEDDSTPVSPSKTLQAKLVAANLNALSQGKATVVAKPRCKNCDQTRMQVRKTSSLKGTQELNGCAGNHKKDVALCKSTPAINHQHNHNHNHNHHNHHNNHHHHHHSHTHSQHNQNHIIGGGIGSASIGGSGLIGLGAESDKIPKIVGKLGNLDGLTFTNGHGLPFNYPQQQLQQHHHHLLARRHSETNNSNGLAADK, from the exons GCCTGCATTTGCGTAGCATCGAGGAGCCAGCGTCAACGCCGCTGCAGCTAGCGGCTAGAATGCCTGCGGAGCAGGGGGGCACAGGGTACGGTATGAGCGAGCATAGCTTGCTGATTGCCACACGCACCAGTGTCCCCCTGCCGCTatcccagcaacagcaatcaccCGCCCACTATCagtacaacaacagcagcagcaacatcaatggcaacagcagcaacaacattaacgGTGGCAGCAAtcacacagcaacaactggaGGTGGTTATGTTGCCACCACAGCTGCTGCCTATCAGCAACattcacagcaacaacaacagcagcagcagcagcaacagtcgccGCATTTGTTGTACCACCatcagttgcagcagcaacagcagcagcatctgcaACATCAATATCAGGGTTATTCCCATCAATATCATCAGGCAGCATCGCCGCAACACAGTCGACCCTATGATCCAGAGCATGCGCGCATGGAAGCGTGGATGGATGAGAATCAGGAGTTTGTACAGGACTATTTCATAAG AAAGGCAACGCGTCAAACTGTGGATGCTTGGCTGGTGTCGCATGCCACAACCGCTGGCAACGATGTCATCAGCAGCAATTCGCCCACACATCCCAATGGCCAGACATGCAGCTCACGCGGCGGCTCCGGTGCCACAACTCCAGTGCG CAAAATCTCAGCACATGAATTCGAGCGTGGCGGACTCTTGAAGCCCATTGTGAACACGATCGATGGCACACCAACATTCTTGAGTATTGGTCCGCAGCTGGACAATTCGAGTGGCAGTTGCAGCAATCTGCAGAATGTTGGCGGCGTCGTTGCTGGCCAATATCAGTATCAGccgcagcatcatcatcactaTCATCACAATCATCCGCATTATCAGCACAGTCACTATCAGGCTGGCGGCGCTGTTGGCAGCAGCACTGCGAGTGGCTCGAACAGCAGCAATGCGAACAACGCACACAATGCAACGCACAACAATGCGGCACACATGTCGTATACGTATCCCTATCACTGTCATCAGCGGCCACAGCGTTTGTCCCGCAACGAGCTGAAGCAACTCGACGAAAAGGAGCTGATCTTTGAGCTG GTAAAGGACATTTGCAATGAGCTGGAGGTGCGCACATTGTGTCACAAGATCTTGCAGAATGTCTCGATACTGTTGAATGCGGATCGCGGTTCATTGTTTTTGGTGCAAGGACGCTGCAATGGCGCCGATGGACTTAAAAA ATGCCTCGTGTCGAAGCTGTTCGATGTTTGCCCACGCAGCACCGTCGAGGAAATGGAACAGCAGGAGGAAGTGCGCGTTGCATGGGGCACCGGGATTGCCGGACATGTGGCAGAGAGCGGCGAGCCCGTCAACATACCGGACGCTTACCAG GATGAGCGGTTCAATTGTGAAATTGATTCGTTGACCGGATATCGAACCAAAGCGCTGCTCTGCATGCCCATCAAGGATTCGGGCGGGGATGTGATTGGCGTGGCGCAGGTCATCAATAAAATGAATGGCGAATGCTTCTCGGAAATCGATGAAAAG GTATTTGCCTCGTATCTGCAGTTCTGCGGCATCGGATTACGCAACGCACAGCTGTTTGAGAAATCCCAGCTGGAGATTAAACGCAATCAGGTGCTGCTCGACCTGGCTCGCATGATATTCGAGGAGCAGAGCACCATCGAGCACATGGTCTTCCGCATTCTCACCCACATGCAGAGCCTCATCCAGTGTCAGCGTGTCCAAATCCTCCTCGTCCACGAGGCGGACAAGGGCAGCTTTTCGCGTGTCTTTGACTTCGAGGCCAACGATCTCAGCGAGGATGAGGCCAATTCCCGCACCAGCCCCTATGAATCGCGTTTCCCCATCAACATTGGCATCACCGGACATGTCGCCACCACCGGGGAGACAGTGAATGTGCCCAATGCCTACGAAGATGATCGCTTCGATGCAAGTGTCGATGAGAACTCCAGCTTCAAGCATCGCTCCATTCTCTGCATGGCCATCAAGAATTCGCTGGGTCAGATCATTGGTGTTATACAGCTGATTAACAAGTTCAACGAACTG GACTTTACCAAAAACGATGAGAACTTTGTGGAGGCATTCGCCATCTTTTGCGGCATGGGAATCCACAACACGCACATGTACGAAAAGGCAATTGTGGCGATGGCCAAGCAGAGCGTCACCCTGGAGGTGCTCAGCTATCATGCATCCGCCACCATGGATGAGGCTCATCGGTTGCGC CGTTTGCGAGTTCCCTCAGCTGTACATTTTCACCTGCACGACTTTAAGTTCGATGACATTCACTTTGAAGATGATGATACGCTGAAG GCCTGTTTGCGCATGTTCTTGGATCTCGATTTCGTGGAACGTTTTCATATTGATTACGAGGTGCTTTGCCGTTGGCTGCTGAGCGTCAAGAAGAACTATCGCAATGTTACCTATCACAACTGGCGTCATGCCTTCAATGTGGCCCAAATGATGTTCGCCATACTAACT ACCACACAATGGTGGAAGATCTTTGGTGAAATTGAATGTTTGGCTCTAATCATTGGCTGTTTGTGCCATGATCTCGATCATCGGGGGACCAACAACTCCTTCCAGATTAA AGCATCCTCGCCGTTGGCGCAACTGTATTCCACATCCACCATGGAGCATCATCACTTTGATCAGTGCTTGATGATCCTCAATAGTCCCGGCAATCAAATATTGGCCAATCTGTCCTCAGATGACTATTGTCGCGTCATACGTGTGCTTGAGGATGCCATACTATCAACGGATCTCGCTGTTTACTTTAA AAAACGTGGTCCGTTCTTGGAGAGCGTGCAGGAGCCGCTGAACTATTGGGCGACCGAGGAGCCGCGCGCCTTGTTGCGTGCGATGAGCATGACTGTCTGTGATTTGTCGGCCATAACAAAGCCGTGGGAGATTGAGAAGCGCGTGGCCGATTTGGTTAGCTCCGAGTTCTTTGAGCAGGGCGACATGGAGAAACAGGAGCTAAACATTACCCCAATT GATATAATGAATCGTGAGAAGGAGGATGAGCTGCCTATGATGCAGGTCAATTTCATAGATTCCATTTGCCTGCCCATCTATGAG GCATTTGCCGTGCTCTCGGATAAACTGGAACCGCTCGTGGATGGTGTGCGGGATAATCGTGGTCATTGGATTGATATGGCCGACGatgtaaaaaccaaaactagTCAGGATCAGCAGCCCAAGGCGCAGCAAATTGTGATAGCGAATGGTGACAGCAAACAGGCGACAAGTGATGATAGTATGGACAATGTGGTTGATGCGGCTGATGGAGCTGAGTCCGAGGCTGCAGCAGAAGCTGATGCATGCGTAAATGGCTTGAGTGTTGACAAAAGCAACGCAACTACTAACAACATTGCCATCGCTTCTCGTCCCAGCAGCAACCAGCCAACcagtgatgatgatgatgatgttaaTGATGtagatgatggtgatgatggtgatgatgatgaagttgTCGATGTGGACACTCATGTGGTGGCCCAACTGGAGAATGGAcatgccagcaacagcagcaatagcagctgCATGTCCTCAAGCAGTTCGTCCACCGTTTCCAGTCGCCTCTCAACGCCACCGCCAACTGGCGAAGACGACAGCACTCCCGTTTCTCCCTCAAAGACACTGCAGGCCAAATTGGTAGCCGCTAATCTCAATGCATTGTCGCAGGGCAAAGCGACAGTTGTGGCAAAGCCACGTTGCAAGAACTGCGATCAGACACGCATGCAGGTGCGCAAGACGAGTTCCTTAAAGGGGACCCAAGAGTTAAATGGATGTGCTGGCAATCATAAAAAAGATGTTGCGCTCTGCAAAAGCACTCCAGCCATCAACCATCAGCATAatcacaaccacaaccacaaccatCATAATCATCAcaataatcatcatcatcatcaccactCGCATACGCATTCGCAACACAATCAGAACCACATCATTGGTGGCGGCATTGGCAGCGCCAGCATTGGCGGCAGCGGCCTCATTGGCCTCGGCGCGGAAAGtgataaaataccaaaaattgtGGGTAAACTGGGAAACCTCGATGGTCTGACCTTTACCAATGGCCACGGTCTGCCATTCAACTatccacagcagcaactgcagcaacatcatcatcatttgcTGGCACGTCGCCACTCGGAGACGAACAACAGCAATGGATTGGCGGCTGATAAGTGA